A stretch of the Xiphias gladius isolate SHS-SW01 ecotype Sanya breed wild chromosome 21, ASM1685928v1, whole genome shotgun sequence genome encodes the following:
- the LOC120807190 gene encoding probable nuclear hormone receptor HR38, with product MPCVQTQYASLPHDTYINSEFLNPDLSAKLVMDISGQKDQLSTSSLPSINTLVGNGYVGEFDAYSCKITTAPPASTFSFNHATVAESSSPQMQNQAFKLDDLQVYGCYPGSFALSCLDETLSSCGSDYYGSPVYAAASPPTPGFQTQSAPVWDSPFSPYPSAPPSSVADKAAMAQQLSFFTFSPEPGQHSPQGHHQEAQSGQDDPFFLSHQQHVSPLHCPPMSLEHGPLESPRLVEGAMISPKNHNPGSSEGRCAVCGDNASCQHYGVRTCEGCKGFFKRTVQKNAKYVCLTNKDCPVDKRRRNRCQFCRFQKCLAVGMVKEVVRTDSLKGRRGRLPSKPKTLSEASSTTSSVNIISSLVRAHLDSNPTIGKLDYSKYQETVDNLKEKEDAGDIQQFYDLLTGALDVIRNWAETIPGFTDFCTEDQELLLESAFVELFILRLAYRSNPEKNKLIFCNGVVLHRLQCVRSFGDWIDSIMDFSQSLHRMNLDVSLFACLAALVIITDRHGLKEPKRVEDFQNHLITCLREHVSGNGSEPSRTQPNYLSRLLGKLPELRTLCTQGLQRIFYLKLEDLVPPPPIVEKIFMDTLPF from the exons ATGCCCTGTGTACAAACCCAATATGCATCTCTGCCCCATGACACATACATCAACTCTGAGTTCTTGAATCCTGACCTCAGTGCCAAACTGGTGATGGACATCAGTGGCCAAAAGGACCAGCTGTCTACATCTTCATTGCCCAGCATCAACACCTTGGTGGGAAACGGCTATGTGGGGGAGTTTGATGCTTATTCCTGCAAGATTACCACCGCTCCTCCTGCCTCTACGTTTTCATTCAATCATGCCACTGTAGCTGAAAGCTCCAGCCCTCAGATGCAGAACCAGGCCTTCAAGCTGGATGATCTCCAGGTGTATGGCTGTTACCCAGGCTCCTTCGCGCTCAGCTGCCTCGATGAAACACTGTCGTCATGTGGCTCAGACTATTATGGCAGCCCAGTTTACgctgctgcttctcctccaACACCAGGCTTTCAGACCCAGTCTGCACCTGTCTGGGATTCCCCTTTCAGCCCCTACCCCTCAGCCCCCCCCTCCTCTGTGGCTGATAAGGCCGCCATGGCTCAGCAGCTCTCCTTTTTCACCTTCAGCCCTGAGCCGGGGCAGCACTCTCCCCAGGGGCATCATCAGGAGGCTCAGTCAGGCCAGGACGACCCTTTCTTCTTGTCTCACCAGCAGCATGTATCTCCACTTCATTGTCCCCCCATGTCCCTGGAACATGGACCTCTGGAAAGCCCCAGGCTAGTTGAGGGGGCCATGATATCTCCTAAAAATCACAACCCAGGATCCAGTGAGGGCCGATGTGCAGTTTGTGGCGACAATGCATCCTGTCAGCACTATGGAGTCCGCACCTGTGAGGGCTGCAAAGGTTTCTTCAAG CGAACTGTACAGAAAAATGCAAAGTATGTGTGCCTTACCAATAAAGACTGTCCGGTggacaagaggaggagaaatcGCTGCCAGTTCTGCCGTTTCCAGAAATGTCTTGCAGTGGGAATGGTCAAAGAAG TTGTTCGCACAGACAGCCTCAAAGGTCGCCGGGGTCGCCTGCCCTCTAAACCCAAGACCTTATCCGAGGCTTCGTCCACGACCTCCAGTGTCAACATCATATCCTCTCTTGTCAGGGCACATTTAGACTCAAACCCAACCATTGGAAAGCTTGACTACTCCAAG tACCAGGAGACAGTGGACAacctgaaagaaaaggaggatgCAGGCGACATCCAACAGTTTTATGACCTCCTGACCGGTGCCTTGGATGTGATCAGAAACTGGGCTGAAACCATCCCGGGTTTCACAGACTTCTGCACAGAGGACCAGGAGCTGCTCCTTGAATCTGCCTTTGTTGAGCTCTTCATCCTCCGACTCGCATACAG GTCAAACCCAGAGAAGAACAAGCTAATCTTCTGCAACGGCGTGGTCCTCCACCGGCTGCAGTGCGTTCGCAGTTTTGGAGACTGGATTGACTCCATCATGGATTTCTCCCAAAGTCTTCACCGCATGAACTTAGATGTCTCCTTGTTTGCCTGCCTTGCGGCACTTGTTATCATCACTG ATCGCCATGGCCTCAAGGAGCCCAAACGAGTCGAGGACTTTCAGAATCATCTCATCACTTGTTTAAGGGAACACGTGAGTGGAAACGGATCAGAACCGAGTAGGACCCAGCCCAACTATCTTTCTCGTCTTCTGGGCAAACTCCCCGAACTGAGGACTCTGTGCACACAGGGACTGCAGCGAATCTTCTACCTAAAACTGGAGGACCTGGTCCCCCCTCCACCAATTGTGGAGAAAATCTTTATGGATACTCTGCCGTTCTGA